A region from the Sandaracinus amylolyticus genome encodes:
- a CDS encoding serine/threonine protein kinase, giving the protein MTTTTRTFLLALSLALGACGPHFGIDTPDDFVSLDEGVQQQRGYAMRATTADGVVIAVREIDDPRRGTRDFWVEAIRNRLRRAGGYALLEEEDIRAASGDTGHQMRFGRDENGRPYAYWITVFVRPGRVTVVEAGGRREVFDEEVEDVRRAISSIRIQ; this is encoded by the coding sequence ATGACCACGACGACGAGGACGTTCCTGCTCGCGCTCTCGCTCGCGCTCGGCGCGTGTGGCCCGCACTTCGGCATCGACACGCCCGACGACTTCGTCTCGCTCGACGAAGGCGTGCAGCAGCAGCGCGGCTACGCGATGCGCGCGACCACCGCCGACGGAGTCGTGATCGCGGTGCGCGAGATCGACGATCCGCGCCGCGGCACCCGCGACTTCTGGGTCGAGGCCATCCGCAACCGCCTGCGACGCGCCGGCGGCTACGCGCTGCTCGAGGAGGAAGACATCCGCGCCGCGAGCGGCGACACCGGGCACCAGATGCGCTTCGGTCGCGACGAGAACGGCCGCCCCTACGCGTACTGGATCACGGTGTTCGTGCGGCCCGGTCGCGTGACCGTGGTCGAGGCCGGCGGGCGTCGCGAGGTCTTCGACGAGGAGGTCGAGGACGTGCGCCGCGCGATCTCGAGCATTCGGATCCAGTGA